The region CCAGGCACGGACTGTTCTTCCCGCTTCCATCACTCAAACGCGGGGAGTACAGGAGCATCATGCCAAAAACTGAAAGACTGGCCAATAACTTCTACCCCCAGACggtcaggctgctgaatagccacccaATCAGCTATCTGCTTCCCCCTTCCTGTTGGAGCTCGGTGTTTAAGATTTTCACTCTGCATTTAAATCTGCAACCatgtgcatgtgactaatacaCTCTCTAAATCTAAATCTAGATGTTGCCTTCTTATGATTCCACTAGGTGGCATCACTTTACCTGTCTGCTATACGGTCTACTCTATGGTCTGCTCTGCTGCGCCAGTTCTGCTACaaccgctataacatctgctaaaactAGCTTTTCTTTGGTCTAGCAACTGTTGCGCGGCCAGCTCTTTCCACCCCAAACTTACCCAAACGTATTATGGCCTAGCTGCACAACTGATCCTGGACCAGTTGTTAAGTGTACAACGTCCAATATAAAAAGAAGTCAGTCAACCTTGCAGGATGACATCATGCAAGCCAACGCATACTGAGCTCTCTGTTATTATGCCTGATCACAATTAGCCTACACAACACTTTCATGGTAACTTGTTGTTTTACTTTGTCTTATTTTTTTCCCTTTTAATGTTTACAGTAAATAATTGAGTAAATAATTATGATATAATCAGATGTAGTTTTTGGAAAGAGGCTGTCTGTAGGTGCACTCGGTTTAGTATGCGCAAAATATTGTACACTAGCCCACTTCAGATATTTTGATTGGGCCACAGAAAAAGAGCGAGGTATTGAGTATTATCACCATAAGTTACCATCAGCTTTGACCCATTGTCTGTATCTGGTGCTTGATTGATAGCAAGATGTGGTAGGTATGATGTGTTGTTTAGCTATAGATTTTGAACCGTCAATGCTGAGCCGTACTCCGGGATTTGATGCGTTGTAAATCGTGTGCACACAGTTTTAACACGGTCCTAGGGCGCCCAAGTCGTGCCTCTCTCTTTGTGGCTGTAGAAAGAAGATGGCTCCCGTTCTGGAGAAGAAGTTCCTGGGCGCAGCCGGGGCAGGCGACACTATGGAAAATAGCAACGAAGACGAGGAAGGACAAAACCTATGGCAAGTTCAAGTACTCGTGATTTACAATGTGTTATTTTCTGTAACGGAAAAGCTTTTTTTCTAACTTGTTTAATGTGCTTTGTCACTGCCGGGTGCTCTCATCAAAACGGTCCCGGATGCCTTCAAAacagttaactagctaacgtagTTACGATAACAAACGTTCGCTAGTCTACACAACTTCGCTTTAGCTAGTTAGTGTAGCTACATAACTAACCAGTTACAATAACAAACGAGCCAAACTTATAGATAACTAGGCTAGCTAACCAATATTCACACCAAATAAATATTACTAGCAGGCGcgttagttagctaactaactagccaaGTTATTGTCGTCTGATTGTGCAGGACCAAAGAatgtagttagctaacgttaactagcttaGCCACATTAATTTTTGGTCATTGATAATTACAGTTACAGCTACATAACTAGCTATGTTTTAATATTGCCAAGCCAGTCAAACTTATTTTATAAAATGTACAAAATTAAGAaactatatagctagctagctagctatgatcAGTGACAGGTGACTCACGTTAACGTTACCTGGGTGACTTGGCACCTGGCAAGTTGATGCTGACACTCAAAAGCTTATTTGACAAGGTAGGCTAATTACCATAACAAGTGATAGTTAGCTAACGGTTTTGGTAGCCAGACAGACACCTACCAGTAGGCTATGTGTTAGGCCTAGGCTACTTCATTTCATCATGTGATAGCTAGCTATCAATCTAATTGCATTGTTATTTCCTTCAGGACTTCAATACTCAGTGAGGTTTCAACACGTTCAAGTTCTAAGTTGCCATCCGGGAAGAACATATTGGTGTTTGGTAAGTGCATATCCATAGCCTTCAGTAACTTTTAATTACGCCGAAAGGGTGAAGTAGCTTATTTTCAGGAGAGGTTGCATATAAAGTTATACAGATAAATGTTGTCTTAAGTAAAATCAACCAAATCATAACAATAACATGACAATAAACCATTTATGCGGAAATGTTTCAGGTGAGGATGGGTCAGGAAAGACAACGATTATGGCAAAACTCCAAGGAGCAGAGCATAGTAAGAAAGGAAGAGGCCTGGAGTATCTGTATTTGAATGTCCACGATGAGGACATAGATGGTAAGTTCCCTGTGTCAGTGGAAAAAAATGCAAGTGTACATGGGTTAGGCTACATGTTATTTTTCGCGTGACCGTAAATCT is a window of Coregonus clupeaformis isolate EN_2021a unplaced genomic scaffold, ASM2061545v1 scaf2920, whole genome shotgun sequence DNA encoding:
- the LOC123489267 gene encoding cytoplasmic dynein 1 light intermediate chain 2-like gives rise to the protein MAPVLEKKFLGAAGAGDTMENSNEDEEGQNLWTSILSEVSTRSSSKLPSGKNILVFGEDGSGKTTIMAKLQGAEHSKKGRGLEYLYLNVHDEDIDDLTRCNVWILDGDLYHKGLLKFAVTAESLNDSLAVFVADMSRPWTIMESLQKWASVLRDHVDKLKIPPEEMREMELR